One Mycoplasmoides pneumoniae FH genomic region harbors:
- a CDS encoding MPN207a family PTS transporter accessory protein: MENARVLLIVFGIVLIFVGIGFLFWALRITLKRQKGGEATTSLTTNDPALKNFGRPSWWQRNNQLVLFLLATVFLMLGIGGLSSIPSMFK; the protein is encoded by the coding sequence ATGGAAAATGCGCGAGTTCTCTTAATTGTTTTCGGTATCGTACTAATTTTTGTTGGTATTGGCTTTTTATTTTGAGCATTAAGAATTACGCTTAAGCGTCAAAAAGGAGGCGAAGCTACTACTAGCTTAACGACTAACGATCCTGCTTTAAAGAACTTTGGTCGGCCAAGTTGATGGCAACGTAATAATCAACTTGTGCTCTTCCTCTTAGCGACAGTATTTTTGATGTTGGGAATAGGCGGTCTTTCTTCCATTCCCTCAATGTTTAAGTAA
- the ptsG gene encoding glucose-specific PTS IICBA transporter, giving the protein MQIKAQDTGQQKKSCLLSNIRNKWKNRNRGSFRQWVGKLSNGLMIPIAVLPIAGIFLGVGDAIAGNAGDLTGLRYFGLFIKNGGDVVFANLPILFAIAIAITFSQDAGVAGFSAFVFWAAMNGFMSSLILPFDKAGKIITDTSTPIAGFKVLYYKSVPVHAIATTLGLRTLSTSVFGGIIVGALTSVLYKKFYAIRLPDVIGFFSGTRFVPIICFVVAIPVALILLMIWPAVSIGLNAIGTGLGFLGGKGYGANSLIFGYIERSLIPFGVHHAFYAPLWYTSAGGSLQEIVNQQVWIRPDFHLSDNYVARVIGWVDPNNSSMYIIPGALNGQNGSSTGNTMSKDLNGALSAYMSKESTAFLTWKDLVDGLTFKGNFDKMAENGLLDGSNKIWLGLNGSGILGKKLLLSDGNVYTITFKTFANTTPIAWSKGAQAVLPLNASSTIVNNPTALAAATQSNNNTNNIKLYPVNSFRVAVESLNPAQYSQGKFPFMLFGIPAAGVAMILAAPKDRRKEAASIVGSAAFTSFLTGITEPFEFTFLFLAPWLFYGVHAVLAAVSFWLMNILGANVGQTFSGSFIDFILYGALPDGRRWLANSYLVPIIGLFLAAIYFPTFYFLIKHFNLATPGRGGKLITKKEYLASKAAAKAEGVSGVAENFTQTQIEAGILLQAYGGKENIVELGACITKLRVTVKNPELVKEEPIKELGAAGVMRTTPTFFVAVFGTRAAVYKSAMQDIIQGKVNWEALQKVINTDQLAVEPKETTPPKEVMPVVQDEIVILSPVNGTLKSLNQVPDETFKQKLVGEGVAIVPSDGHFKAPGEAGVKTELAFPGGHAYIFDIDGIKVMLHIGIDTVQINAKKQPGEPLEVFDIKTKQGEYTKEKSESVVEVDLKKLSKKYNPITPFVVMKESLENFKLVPIRQRGEIKVGQPIFKLVYKKSQA; this is encoded by the coding sequence ATGCAAATTAAAGCACAGGACACAGGACAGCAAAAGAAGTCCTGTTTATTGTCTAACATCCGCAATAAATGGAAAAACCGGAATCGCGGGAGTTTCCGCCAATGAGTTGGAAAGCTTTCCAATGGGTTGATGATCCCGATTGCCGTTTTACCTATTGCGGGTATTTTTTTGGGTGTTGGTGATGCAATTGCCGGAAATGCAGGTGATTTAACTGGTCTGCGTTATTTCGGACTTTTCATTAAAAATGGTGGTGATGTTGTTTTTGCTAACCTACCCATTTTGTTTGCTATTGCTATAGCAATAACGTTCTCACAAGACGCTGGGGTCGCCGGATTTTCGGCCTTTGTCTTTTGAGCTGCTATGAACGGGTTTATGAGCTCGTTAATATTGCCTTTTGATAAAGCAGGCAAAATTATTACTGACACTTCGACTCCAATTGCTGGTTTTAAAGTACTTTACTACAAGAGTGTCCCTGTTCATGCTATTGCTACAACCTTGGGACTGCGAACATTATCAACCTCAGTATTCGGTGGGATTATTGTAGGTGCCTTAACTTCAGTACTTTACAAGAAGTTTTATGCCATTAGGTTACCTGATGTAATTGGATTCTTTAGCGGTACTCGTTTTGTCCCTATTATTTGTTTTGTGGTAGCGATTCCTGTTGCGTTAATCTTGTTAATGATCTGACCAGCTGTCTCCATTGGACTTAATGCTATTGGTACTGGTTTAGGTTTCTTAGGTGGTAAAGGTTATGGTGCCAACAGTTTGATCTTTGGTTACATTGAACGTTCCTTAATTCCGTTTGGTGTGCACCACGCCTTCTATGCACCACTTTGATACACCTCTGCTGGTGGTAGCTTACAAGAAATTGTTAACCAACAGGTTTGGATTCGTCCCGACTTCCACTTAAGTGATAACTATGTAGCACGGGTAATTGGTTGAGTTGATCCTAATAACTCTAGCATGTACATTATTCCTGGTGCATTAAATGGTCAAAATGGAAGTTCAACCGGTAATACAATGTCAAAAGATCTTAATGGAGCACTTTCTGCCTACATGAGTAAAGAAAGCACAGCTTTCTTAACTTGAAAAGATCTAGTTGATGGCTTAACCTTTAAAGGTAATTTTGATAAGATGGCCGAAAACGGTTTGTTAGACGGTTCTAACAAAATTTGATTGGGTCTGAACGGTTCTGGTATTTTAGGTAAAAAATTGTTACTAAGTGATGGTAATGTTTACACTATTACCTTTAAAACCTTTGCCAACACTACTCCAATTGCTTGGAGTAAAGGTGCACAGGCAGTGTTACCTTTAAATGCTAGCTCTACAATCGTTAACAATCCAACCGCTTTAGCAGCAGCTACACAAAGTAATAATAACACTAACAACATTAAACTTTACCCGGTAAATTCCTTTAGGGTAGCTGTTGAAAGTTTAAATCCAGCGCAATACTCCCAGGGTAAATTCCCCTTCATGTTGTTTGGAATTCCAGCAGCTGGTGTAGCCATGATCTTGGCAGCACCTAAAGATAGAAGAAAGGAAGCAGCTTCGATTGTTGGTAGTGCAGCATTTACCAGCTTCTTAACTGGTATTACTGAACCATTTGAATTTACCTTCTTGTTCTTAGCGCCTTGATTATTCTATGGGGTGCACGCTGTTTTGGCAGCTGTAAGCTTCTGGTTAATGAACATCTTGGGTGCTAATGTGGGTCAAACCTTCTCTGGTTCCTTTATTGACTTTATTCTCTATGGTGCTTTACCAGATGGTCGTCGTTGGTTAGCAAACTCTTACTTAGTACCTATTATTGGACTGTTCTTAGCTGCCATCTACTTCCCAACCTTCTACTTCTTAATTAAGCACTTTAACTTGGCAACTCCAGGTCGTGGTGGTAAGTTAATTACCAAGAAGGAATACTTAGCAAGCAAAGCAGCCGCTAAAGCAGAGGGTGTAAGTGGTGTAGCAGAAAACTTTACCCAAACGCAAATTGAAGCGGGCATCTTACTCCAAGCTTACGGTGGCAAGGAAAACATTGTTGAACTAGGTGCATGTATTACCAAGTTACGGGTTACTGTTAAGAACCCCGAACTAGTTAAGGAAGAACCTATTAAAGAACTTGGAGCTGCTGGGGTAATGCGTACCACCCCAACCTTCTTTGTAGCCGTTTTTGGTACCCGCGCTGCCGTTTACAAATCTGCTATGCAGGACATTATCCAGGGCAAGGTTAACTGGGAAGCGTTGCAAAAGGTTATTAATACAGATCAACTAGCTGTTGAGCCTAAAGAAACCACTCCACCAAAGGAAGTAATGCCGGTGGTACAAGACGAAATTGTGATTCTGTCCCCAGTTAACGGTACCTTAAAATCACTCAATCAAGTACCCGATGAAACCTTTAAGCAAAAGCTAGTGGGTGAAGGTGTTGCCATTGTACCGAGCGATGGTCACTTTAAAGCCCCTGGTGAAGCAGGTGTGAAAACGGAGTTAGCTTTCCCTGGTGGTCACGCTTACATCTTTGACATTGATGGCATTAAGGTAATGTTGCACATTGGGATTGACACTGTGCAAATTAACGCCAAAAAACAACCGGGCGAACCACTAGAAGTGTTTGACATTAAGACCAAACAGGGTGAGTACACTAAGGAAAAGAGTGAAAGTGTAGTGGAAGTTGATTTAAAGAAACTCAGCAAGAAGTACAACCCAATTACCCCATTTGTGGTAATGAAGGAATCACTAGAAAACTTTAAATTAGTGCCAATCCGCCAACGCGGTGAGATTAAAGTGGGCCAACCAATCTTTAAACTAGTCTACAAGAAGTCACAGGCATAA
- the rpsB gene encoding 30S ribosomal protein S2 has product MSELITTPVETTAKAELVSLAKLGEMRTHVGMVKRYWNPKMGFFIEPERKHNNDHFVLELQRQSLQTAYNYVKEVAQNNGQILFVGTKNDYVKKLVNNIAKRVHVAFITQRWLGGTLTNFKTLSISINKLNKLVEKQAENAADLTKKENLMLSREIERLEKFFGGVKSLKRLPNLLIVDDPVYEKNAVAEANSLRIPVVALCNTNTNPELVDFIIPANNHQPQSTCLLMNLLADAVAEAKAMPTMFAYKPDEEIQIEIPQKQEAPRQVVNRANSKQITSQRLNITRNPEVLTRE; this is encoded by the coding sequence ATGTCAGAACTGATTACAACACCTGTAGAAACCACCGCCAAAGCGGAACTCGTTTCCCTAGCTAAGCTCGGGGAAATGCGTACCCATGTCGGAATGGTTAAGCGTTACTGGAACCCCAAAATGGGCTTTTTTATTGAACCAGAACGCAAGCACAATAACGATCACTTTGTATTAGAGTTACAACGTCAATCTTTGCAAACAGCTTACAACTACGTCAAGGAAGTAGCACAAAACAACGGTCAAATTCTCTTCGTTGGTACTAAGAACGATTATGTGAAAAAACTCGTTAATAATATCGCTAAACGGGTTCATGTTGCTTTTATTACTCAGCGCTGATTGGGTGGTACTTTAACTAACTTTAAAACACTTTCAATTTCAATTAATAAACTCAATAAGTTAGTGGAAAAACAAGCGGAAAACGCGGCTGATTTAACTAAAAAGGAAAACTTGATGCTTTCCCGCGAAATTGAACGCTTGGAGAAGTTCTTTGGCGGGGTAAAATCACTTAAACGTTTACCGAACTTACTAATTGTGGATGACCCGGTATACGAAAAGAATGCGGTAGCGGAGGCTAACAGCTTGAGAATTCCTGTAGTAGCGTTGTGTAACACTAACACCAATCCGGAATTAGTTGACTTTATTATTCCCGCTAACAACCACCAACCCCAATCAACCTGCTTGTTGATGAACTTATTAGCTGATGCGGTGGCTGAAGCTAAGGCAATGCCAACCATGTTTGCTTACAAACCGGATGAGGAAATTCAAATTGAAATTCCCCAAAAACAAGAGGCACCACGCCAAGTTGTAAACCGTGCAAATTCTAAACAAATTACCTCTCAACGGTTAAACATTACTCGCAACCCAGAAGTTCTCACCCGTGAATAA
- a CDS encoding DUF16 domain-containing protein, whose protein sequence is MKEKTPFKNEKEFHEMVKKTKKGTFSGWYIIDKDNNSVEFSGKFNRQFKLNKPVIPVNTEYVTRKELNEYKDSNDQRLTKIETTLAAQGEQINKLTQTVEKQGEQIRELQVEQKAQGEQIKAQGETLKLILQTLQKMSDRLDKIDPSK, encoded by the coding sequence ATGAAAGAAAAAACTCCCTTTAAAAACGAAAAAGAATTCCATGAAATGGTGAAAAAGACCAAAAAGGGCACTTTTTCAGGTTGATATATCATTGACAAAGATAACAACAGTGTGGAATTCTCTGGCAAATTCAACAGACAATTTAAACTTAACAAACCGGTTATACCAGTGAACACGGAATACGTAACGCGTAAAGAGTTAAACGAGTACAAAGACTCAAACGACCAACGACTTACAAAGATTGAAACCACTTTGGCCGCCCAAGGTGAGCAAATCAACAAATTAACTCAAACTGTTGAAAAACAGGGCGAACAAATTAGAGAACTTCAAGTGGAGCAAAAAGCTCAGGGTGAGCAAATTAAAGCTCAGGGAGAAACCTTAAAGCTAATCTTGCAAACGCTGCAAAAAATGAGTGATCGCTTGGACAAAATTGATCCATCTAAATAG
- a CDS encoding restriction endonuclease subunit S: MEIKTYKIKDICDITRGRVISKLDIKKDPGVFPVYSAATNNDGEFGRINSYDFDGEYVTWTADGYGGAVFYRNGKFSITNLCGLLKVKNKEISSKYLAHILKLEAPKFTNRVFKNRPKLTHKTMAEIPIDFPPLKIQEKIATILDTFTELRARKKQYAFYRDYLLNQENIRKIYGANIPFETFQVKDICEIRRGRAITKAYIRNNPGENPVYSAATTNDGELGHIKDCDFDGEYITWTTNGYAGVVFYRNGKFNASQDCGVLKVKNKKICTKFLSLLLKIEAPKFVHNLASRPKLSQKVMAEIELSFPPLEIQEKIADILFAFEKLCNDLVEGIPAEIELRKKQLDYYQNFLFNWVQKIRN, from the coding sequence GTGGAGATTAAAACTTACAAAATCAAAGATATTTGTGATATTACACGCGGTAGAGTTATCAGCAAATTGGACATTAAAAAAGATCCAGGAGTTTTTCCTGTTTATTCGGCAGCTACTAATAACGATGGGGAGTTTGGTCGAATAAATTCTTATGACTTTGATGGTGAATATGTTACTTGAACAGCTGACGGTTATGGAGGGGCTGTTTTTTATCGTAATGGTAAATTTAGCATCACAAATCTTTGTGGTCTTTTGAAAGTAAAAAATAAAGAAATTAGTTCAAAATATCTTGCTCATATTTTGAAACTAGAAGCACCGAAATTCACAAACCGTGTTTTTAAAAATAGACCTAAGTTAACACATAAAACAATGGCCGAAATTCCCATTGATTTCCCACCCTTGAAAATTCAAGAGAAAATTGCTACTATCTTAGATACTTTTACCGAGCTAAGGGCGCGCAAGAAGCAGTATGCCTTCTATCGCGATTATCTGCTTAATCAAGAAAATATCCGAAAAATTTATGGAGCAAATATACCTTTCGAAACTTTTCAAGTAAAGGATATTTGTGAAATTAGAAGAGGTCGAGCGATCACTAAAGCGTATATTAGGAATAATCCTGGAGAAAATCCAGTTTATTCCGCAGCTACCACAAATGATGGTGAGTTAGGACACATTAAAGATTGCGACTTTGATGGTGAATACATCACTTGAACTACAAATGGTTATGCTGGAGTAGTTTTTTATCGTAATGGCAAGTTTAATGCATCACAAGATTGCGGTGTTTTAAAAGTTAAAAATAAAAAAATCTGCACCAAATTCCTATCCCTTTTATTAAAGATAGAAGCGCCAAAATTCGTTCATAATCTAGCTTCAAGACCAAAATTAAGCCAAAAAGTAATGGCTGAAATCGAACTCTCTTTCCCACCTCTAGAAATCCAAGAAAAGATTGCCGATATTCTCTTTGCTTTTGAAAAACTTTGCAATGATTTAGTAGAAGGTATTCCTGCCGAAATTGAATTGCGTAAAAAGCAATTGGATTACTATCAGAACTTCTTATTTAATTGAGTTCAAAAAATAAGAAATTAG
- a CDS encoding P68 family surface lipoprotein: MKFKYGAIVFSGLLGVSAILAACGTRGKFDQIDDGKIKLASSLTSKGAANALQAIVKKYNEVKKPGDYPIEITQIAGGYDQARVDLQSRVGVKDKTNFYNLILNYPDVVSVLARNQMELPFDGVDVSKISPNFLNFNERISGVSKKANYAIPVSVSTDILVLNGPVLHYILNSAKGESKGAQKDNKSAEVQRKSTGQKTVTQPLTIATDSATNGLWKKIEDAAKVNGKKKEEKKSTRSKRATEGTQTTKENTGGDAATSDTKIKESWGAYQEVEGGLKGYQFKAIVFENWHDLIDFSTRVAKSFSKVKDNSNKKGNEIQGVLGVDNSPNALLSSVFAAGNSDYNNFFYKVQNGRADFSNFNNKGSSYQNLKNVFNDYKNLIAQNGLYVNKGGSYSSNFQKFHQLAYSISSTSGFAYSFAGQNSKRFKFTDDGTFVEYPSYTTEVNAPESNNGNDGKQQGQSDQGNLLGTFEVVDKSTSDIKVKPKTQAESKKSSDSKQTANTGKGSNSKQQTPKKTISLYKTKIPQDKTENVDAFLVTDSELISKLEKAKNKKEETKASGKSASARVAVQATQKKQSNEKQIVGYTTTSALSEDGKHIFKLGKLNSENYERKIIVGATVETLEQSTTLQSEEAIVLAAPGKYKDSDQKRVMITQGPNLIGVHANTKENEETKKFVNWFLNKTESWEVKGNGKDSQTTKSLTPAQYFAESASYILPLKETVEKDHKEQTNKNTYVAKALEMLKEVSENKSVSYSDPSDFRSGRFRDALGANFNATINSKANFEKFFQGFKAALGSDFDK; this comes from the coding sequence CAAGCACGCGTTGACTTACAATCACGGGTTGGTGTTAAGGATAAAACCAATTTTTACAACCTCATTTTGAACTATCCCGATGTAGTTTCAGTGCTAGCACGTAACCAAATGGAACTGCCATTTGATGGTGTTGATGTTTCTAAAATTTCACCTAACTTTTTAAATTTTAACGAACGTATTAGCGGAGTTTCTAAAAAGGCTAACTATGCCATTCCGGTCTCTGTTTCGACTGATATTTTAGTGCTCAATGGACCAGTTTTGCACTACATTTTAAACAGTGCTAAAGGTGAAAGTAAGGGCGCACAAAAAGATAACAAGAGTGCTGAAGTTCAAAGAAAAAGTACAGGTCAAAAGACCGTTACCCAACCTTTAACTATTGCAACTGATTCTGCTACAAACGGTCTTTGGAAAAAGATTGAAGATGCTGCAAAAGTCAACGGTAAAAAGAAAGAAGAGAAAAAGAGTACACGCAGTAAAAGAGCCACAGAAGGCACACAAACCACCAAAGAAAATACGGGTGGTGATGCTGCAACAAGTGATACCAAAATTAAAGAATCTTGAGGTGCTTACCAAGAAGTAGAAGGCGGCTTAAAGGGTTATCAATTTAAAGCCATTGTTTTTGAAAACTGACACGATCTAATTGATTTTTCTACCAGAGTAGCTAAATCATTTAGCAAGGTCAAAGATAACAGCAACAAGAAAGGCAATGAAATTCAAGGTGTGTTAGGTGTTGATAATTCACCTAATGCTTTACTATCTTCGGTGTTTGCTGCTGGTAACAGTGACTATAACAACTTCTTTTATAAGGTGCAAAATGGTCGGGCTGACTTTAGCAACTTTAACAATAAAGGCAGTTCTTATCAAAACCTTAAAAATGTCTTTAACGACTATAAGAACCTAATTGCACAAAATGGTCTTTATGTAAATAAAGGCGGCTCTTACTCTTCAAACTTCCAAAAGTTTCACCAGTTAGCTTACAGCATTTCCTCTACTTCTGGTTTTGCTTATTCGTTTGCTGGACAAAATTCCAAACGTTTTAAATTTACTGATGATGGTACTTTTGTTGAGTATCCTAGTTATACAACTGAAGTTAATGCACCAGAAAGTAATAATGGCAATGATGGAAAGCAACAAGGTCAAAGTGATCAAGGAAACCTTTTAGGAACTTTTGAAGTTGTAGATAAAAGTACTAGTGATATAAAGGTGAAACCTAAAACTCAAGCGGAATCAAAGAAAAGTAGTGATAGTAAACAAACTGCAAACACAGGCAAAGGCAGTAATTCAAAACAACAAACTCCGAAGAAAACTATTTCGCTTTATAAAACCAAAATTCCTCAAGATAAAACAGAAAACGTTGACGCTTTTTTAGTTACTGATTCAGAATTAATTAGCAAACTTGAAAAAGCTAAAAATAAAAAGGAAGAAACTAAAGCTTCAGGTAAATCTGCATCTGCACGTGTGGCAGTTCAAGCAACTCAAAAGAAACAGTCTAACGAAAAGCAGATAGTTGGTTACACTACTACATCCGCATTAAGCGAAGACGGCAAACACATTTTTAAATTGGGTAAACTCAACAGCGAGAACTATGAGCGCAAAATCATTGTTGGTGCTACTGTAGAAACACTAGAACAATCCACTACCTTGCAAAGTGAAGAAGCAATTGTTTTAGCAGCACCTGGTAAGTACAAGGATAGTGATCAAAAGAGAGTTATGATCACCCAAGGTCCTAACCTAATAGGGGTTCATGCTAATACTAAAGAAAATGAAGAGACTAAGAAATTTGTTAACTGGTTTTTAAATAAAACCGAAAGTTGAGAAGTTAAAGGAAACGGAAAGGATTCACAAACTACTAAATCACTTACACCAGCGCAATATTTTGCTGAATCAGCATCTTATATTTTGCCGCTAAAGGAAACTGTTGAAAAAGATCATAAAGAACAAACTAATAAAAACACCTATGTTGCCAAAGCTTTAGAAATGCTCAAGGAAGTTAGTGAAAACAAATCAGTCAGCTATAGTGATCCGAGTGATTTTAGAAGTGGTAGATTCCGTGATGCACTTGGTGCTAACTTTAATGCCACTATTAATTCAAAAGCAAATTTTGAAAAGTTTTTCCAAGGTTTTAAAGCTGCATTAGGCTCTGATTTTGATAAATAG
- a CDS encoding cation-translocating P-type ATPase — protein sequence MNKWTGLSAAAVLESRAQHGANLIPTKKLTPFWLLFLEQFKSLVVILLLVATILSLVVAIISGVNANWLFDHNLVIEWTQPFVILITVLANSLIGSIQEFKAQKSAHTLKSLTQPFTRVFREEGLVSLPVGEVVVGDIIFLEAGDIIPADGKVLQANHLRCMESFLTGESVPVDKSVVNTGGKGLLEQTNLLFSGAQVVFGSGVFEVTAVGLNTQVGQIVKTVDSSATKLSPLQQKLEKVGKWFSWFGLGLFVVVFLVQLGLLGFHNFSANWSIALIGAIALVVAIIPEGLVTFINVIFALSVQKLTKQKAIIKYLAAIETLGGVQIICTDKTGTLTQNKMKVVDYFCFSNTTQTDLARALCLCNNATVNTNGDSTGDPTEIALLQWLDRDGLELNHYTRVYEKAFDSNRKLMSVVVQKDNRFIVIVKGAHDVLLPLCKGLDSNQIKPLIDERASNGLRNLAVGLKVLYCFDPENTQTVNELESELDFLGFVSLQDPPRIESKAAIMACHQANITPIMITGDHLKTATAIAKELGILTDERQAILGVDLDPAKIMEYRVFARVTPQQKLEIVNAWKQAGYTVAVTGDGVNDAPALVTSDVGCCMGQTGVDIAKDAADVIISDDNFATIVNGIEQGRKTFLTCKRVLFNLFLTSIAGTIVVLLGLFVLGEVFREQLSKANHNFQVFTPTQLLIINLFVHGFPAVALAIQPVQEKLMLKPFSTKNLFYNRGGFDLIWQSLLLSFLTLLFYSLGMVYAINDPELGKSGDLINRAGATCGFMVLGGSAALNSLNLMVDRPLVATNPKHYGIVWLGALSSIFVFLLIIFINPLGLVFSTLKDLTAHPVLIGYSFGGVLLYMTINEVVKLIRLSYGSV from the coding sequence GTGAATAAGTGAACTGGGTTGAGTGCTGCGGCCGTTTTAGAAAGCCGCGCACAGCATGGTGCTAATTTAATTCCTACAAAAAAATTAACCCCTTTTTGACTACTGTTCTTAGAACAGTTCAAGAGCTTAGTGGTGATCTTACTGCTGGTAGCTACCATCCTTTCACTAGTGGTTGCCATTATTAGTGGGGTTAATGCTAACTGGTTGTTTGACCACAACCTTGTTATTGAGTGAACCCAACCGTTTGTAATTTTGATAACGGTGTTGGCCAACTCCCTGATTGGCTCCATTCAGGAATTTAAAGCGCAAAAGTCAGCTCACACCTTAAAGTCCCTAACGCAACCCTTTACGCGGGTATTCCGTGAAGAAGGCTTGGTTTCGTTACCGGTGGGTGAAGTTGTTGTCGGTGACATTATCTTTCTGGAAGCGGGTGATATTATTCCCGCTGACGGGAAGGTGCTGCAAGCGAACCACCTCCGCTGTATGGAGAGCTTTTTAACTGGTGAATCAGTCCCAGTTGATAAAAGTGTGGTTAACACCGGTGGCAAGGGTTTGTTGGAACAAACAAACCTACTCTTTTCTGGTGCCCAAGTGGTCTTTGGTAGTGGTGTATTCGAAGTAACTGCTGTGGGGTTAAATACCCAAGTCGGTCAAATTGTCAAAACAGTGGACAGTAGTGCAACTAAGCTATCGCCCCTACAGCAAAAACTGGAAAAAGTGGGGAAGTGGTTTAGCTGGTTTGGCCTTGGTTTATTCGTTGTCGTTTTCCTAGTGCAGTTAGGGTTACTTGGTTTTCACAACTTTAGCGCTAACTGATCGATTGCCTTAATTGGTGCAATTGCCTTAGTAGTCGCTATTATCCCTGAGGGCTTAGTGACCTTTATTAACGTCATTTTTGCCTTAAGTGTGCAGAAGCTCACCAAACAAAAGGCAATTATTAAGTACCTAGCTGCAATCGAAACACTCGGTGGCGTGCAAATCATTTGTACCGACAAAACTGGTACTTTAACACAAAACAAGATGAAGGTCGTGGACTATTTCTGTTTTAGTAACACTACCCAAACAGACTTAGCACGTGCTTTGTGTTTGTGCAACAATGCTACAGTCAACACTAACGGAGACAGCACCGGTGATCCAACTGAAATTGCCCTTTTGCAATGGTTGGACCGTGATGGTTTGGAATTAAACCACTACACACGCGTGTACGAAAAGGCATTTGATTCCAACCGCAAGCTTATGAGTGTGGTGGTGCAAAAGGACAACCGTTTTATTGTGATTGTCAAGGGCGCACACGATGTCTTGTTACCGTTATGTAAGGGCTTGGATAGCAACCAAATTAAGCCTTTAATTGATGAACGTGCTAGCAACGGCTTGCGCAACTTAGCGGTGGGACTCAAGGTTTTATACTGCTTTGATCCAGAAAATACCCAAACTGTCAACGAATTGGAAAGCGAACTCGACTTTTTGGGTTTTGTTAGCTTACAAGATCCACCACGAATTGAAAGTAAAGCTGCCATTATGGCGTGTCACCAAGCCAACATTACCCCAATTATGATCACTGGTGATCACCTCAAAACCGCTACTGCAATTGCCAAAGAATTGGGCATTCTGACCGATGAAAGGCAAGCCATTTTAGGAGTCGATTTAGACCCCGCTAAAATTATGGAGTACCGCGTCTTTGCCAGAGTAACGCCGCAGCAAAAGCTAGAAATAGTTAATGCCTGAAAGCAAGCGGGTTACACGGTAGCCGTTACTGGTGATGGGGTCAATGATGCGCCCGCTTTAGTGACTAGTGATGTTGGTTGTTGTATGGGACAAACGGGGGTTGACATTGCCAAAGATGCCGCTGATGTCATTATTAGCGATGACAACTTTGCCACAATTGTTAACGGGATTGAACAGGGTCGTAAAACCTTTTTGACCTGTAAACGGGTGTTGTTTAACCTCTTTTTAACCTCAATTGCTGGCACGATTGTCGTGTTATTGGGTTTATTTGTATTAGGGGAAGTCTTTCGTGAACAACTCAGCAAAGCAAACCATAACTTCCAGGTCTTTACCCCTACGCAACTGCTAATTATTAACCTCTTTGTTCACGGCTTTCCCGCTGTGGCCTTAGCGATCCAACCCGTCCAGGAAAAACTGATGTTAAAACCGTTTTCCACCAAAAATCTGTTTTACAACCGTGGCGGGTTCGATTTAATCTGACAATCCTTGCTGTTGAGCTTTTTAACCCTACTTTTCTACAGTTTAGGGATGGTCTATGCCATTAATGATCCGGAGTTAGGCAAATCCGGTGATTTAATTAACCGGGCTGGTGCGACCTGTGGTTTTATGGTGTTAGGGGGCAGTGCAGCTTTAAATTCCTTAAACCTAATGGTGGATCGACCATTGGTAGCTACTAACCCAAAGCACTATGGCATTGTGTGACTAGGGGCGTTGTCCTCGATCTTTGTCTTCTTATTAATTATTTTCATTAACCCCTTGGGGTTAGTGTTTAGTACATTAAAAGACCTTACTGCCCACCCGGTTTTAATTGGTTATAGCTTTGGGGGCGTGCTTTTATATATGACAATTAACGAAGTTGTTAAACTTATTAGGTTAAGTTATGGGTCTGTTTAA